One genomic window of Halococcus sediminicola includes the following:
- the hisE gene encoding phosphoribosyl-ATP diphosphatase, which translates to MSDRAQGSSASVLDDLAAVIDQRREDLPDGSYTASLFTHEKGVNRVLEKIGEESTEVVLAAKDDDHEALVAESADLVYHLLVLLSMQGVSLDELRAELRERR; encoded by the coding sequence GTGAGCGATCGTGCTCAAGGGAGTTCGGCGAGCGTACTCGACGACCTCGCGGCGGTCATCGACCAGCGCCGCGAGGACCTGCCCGACGGCTCGTACACGGCGTCGTTGTTCACCCACGAGAAGGGCGTGAATCGCGTACTCGAAAAGATCGGCGAGGAAAGTACCGAAGTCGTGCTCGCGGCGAAAGACGACGACCACGAGGCGCTCGTCGCCGAGAGCGCCGACCTCGTCTACCATCTGCTCGTGCTGCTTTCGATGCAGGGCGTGAGCCTCGACGAACTCCGCGCGGAGTTGCGCGAACGGCGTTAG
- the pdxT gene encoding pyridoxal 5'-phosphate synthase glutaminase subunit PdxT, whose translation MSLTAGVVAVQGDFREHAAAIERAARAHGERADPVEIRSSGTIPDCDLLLLPGGESTAISNHLQREGLADEIVAHVAEGKPLLATCAGLIVACADAGDERVEHLNLIDAVVERNAFGRQRDSFETELGVTGLDEPFPAVFIRAPRIGETGDCEVLASFDGHPVAVRDGPVIGTAFHPELTDDARIHGLAFFESPDG comes from the coding sequence ATGAGTCTCACGGCCGGTGTGGTCGCCGTGCAGGGTGATTTCCGGGAGCACGCGGCGGCCATCGAGCGGGCGGCCCGTGCCCACGGCGAGCGCGCCGACCCGGTCGAGATCCGCTCGTCGGGGACGATTCCCGATTGCGATCTCCTGCTCTTGCCGGGCGGCGAATCGACGGCCATCTCGAATCACCTCCAGCGCGAAGGTCTCGCCGACGAGATCGTCGCCCACGTCGCCGAGGGAAAACCGCTGCTTGCGACCTGTGCCGGTCTCATCGTCGCCTGTGCGGACGCCGGCGACGAGCGTGTCGAGCACCTGAACCTCATCGACGCCGTCGTGGAACGCAACGCCTTTGGCCGCCAGCGCGACAGCTTCGAGACCGAACTCGGCGTCACGGGTCTCGACGAACCCTTCCCGGCAGTGTTCATCCGCGCGCCGCGCATCGGCGAGACGGGTGACTGTGAAGTGCTCGCGTCCTTCGACGGCCACCCTGTTGCGGTGCGCGACGGTCCCGTGATCGGCACCGCGTTCCATCCCGAACTCACCGACGACGCGCGGATTCACGGACTCGCCTTCTTCGAATCTCCGGATGGGTAG
- the npdG gene encoding NADPH-dependent F420 reductase, which translates to MRIALCGGTGDLGAGLALRLTRDTDHEVLVGSRDPEKARERATEYERELDGRDVEGEIKGFDNAMATDRADVAVLCVPAYHLADTIDAIEDGLDDTIVVTPAVGMRREDGTMHYNPPSAGSVSALAAAAAPDGVPVVGAFHNLAAGRLADLDASLDWDVLVVGDDTDAKATVGSLADGIDGMRALDAGPLAAAPAVESLTPLLINVAANNDALADLGVSFH; encoded by the coding sequence ATGCGCATCGCACTCTGTGGCGGCACGGGCGACCTCGGTGCGGGACTCGCCCTCCGACTGACGCGCGACACCGACCACGAGGTCCTCGTCGGGTCGCGCGACCCCGAGAAGGCCCGCGAGCGCGCGACCGAGTACGAACGCGAACTCGACGGTCGAGACGTCGAGGGCGAAATAAAAGGATTCGACAACGCGATGGCCACGGACCGCGCCGACGTCGCCGTTCTCTGCGTGCCAGCCTACCACCTCGCGGACACCATCGACGCCATCGAGGACGGTCTCGACGACACGATCGTGGTGACGCCGGCGGTCGGCATGCGCCGCGAGGACGGCACGATGCACTACAACCCACCGAGTGCGGGCAGCGTGAGCGCGCTCGCCGCCGCCGCTGCCCCCGACGGGGTCCCCGTGGTTGGCGCGTTCCACAACCTCGCGGCCGGCCGCCTCGCCGACCTCGACGCCTCCCTAGACTGGGACGTACTCGTCGTCGGCGACGACACCGACGCGAAAGCAACGGTCGGGAGCCTCGCCGACGGCATCGACGGGATGCGCGCGCTCGACGCCGGCCCGCTCGCGGCTGCCCCCGCGGTCGAGAGTCTGACGCCGCTGCTCATCAACGTCGCCGCGAACAACGACGCCCTCGCCGATCTCGGCGTGTCCTTCCACTGA
- a CDS encoding ROK family protein produces MATYAGVDLGGTNARAVVADADGNILGSHKQAAPRGPNGLAVTEAILDCLREASAAAGVEPSRTTAAAIAAAGRLDLTEGLVEPTNIPVGEVPLRGPVSKLLETSDIHLHKDVAAGVIGERYHAARNPDDMAYLTISSGIGAGIAVDGSILGGWDGNAGEVGHMTIDPAGKMTCGCGHDGHWEGYCSGANIPDYARLLWAEADRPDTAMPIEDDEFVAADVFAHAEEDGFADHVVERLAGWNALGVANLVHAYAPLVVSVGGAVALNNQKLVVEPIRERLDELVMTNVPEVRLTDFGDDVVVQGALASALTGGTGDADRRE; encoded by the coding sequence ATGGCGACCTACGCCGGCGTCGATCTCGGGGGGACGAACGCCCGGGCGGTCGTCGCCGACGCCGACGGCAACATACTGGGCAGTCACAAACAGGCGGCCCCGCGCGGTCCCAATGGACTGGCCGTCACCGAGGCGATCCTCGACTGTCTGCGGGAGGCGTCGGCGGCGGCCGGCGTCGAACCCTCTCGTACGACTGCGGCCGCCATCGCCGCCGCCGGACGCCTCGACCTCACCGAGGGGCTGGTCGAACCGACGAACATCCCCGTCGGCGAGGTGCCGCTGCGGGGTCCGGTCTCGAAACTGCTCGAAACGAGCGACATCCATCTGCACAAGGACGTCGCCGCCGGCGTCATCGGCGAGCGCTATCACGCCGCACGCAACCCCGACGACATGGCCTACCTCACCATCTCGTCGGGCATCGGCGCGGGCATCGCCGTCGACGGCTCCATCCTGGGGGGATGGGACGGCAACGCGGGCGAAGTAGGGCATATGACCATCGACCCCGCGGGAAAGATGACCTGTGGCTGCGGCCACGACGGCCACTGGGAGGGCTACTGCTCGGGCGCGAACATCCCCGACTACGCCCGCCTGCTCTGGGCGGAGGCCGACCGGCCGGACACCGCCATGCCCATCGAAGACGACGAGTTCGTCGCCGCCGACGTGTTCGCTCACGCCGAGGAAGATGGGTTCGCCGACCACGTCGTCGAGCGCCTCGCGGGTTGGAACGCGCTCGGCGTGGCGAACCTCGTCCACGCCTACGCGCCGCTAGTCGTTTCGGTGGGTGGCGCGGTCGCGCTCAATAATCAAAAACTCGTCGTCGAGCCGATACGCGAGCGCCTCGACGAACTGGTGATGACGAACGTGCCCGAGGTCCGGCTGACCGACTTCGGTGACGACGTGGTGGTCCAGGGTGCGCTCGCAAGCGCGCTCACCGGCGGCACCGGTGACGCCGACCGCCGCGAGTAG
- the trxA gene encoding thioredoxin, with amino-acid sequence MSVRLKDFYADWCGPCKTQDPILEEIEADMDGGVEFEKIDVDEEQEIANEYQVRSIPTLVVENDDGVVERFIGVTQREDIESALEKAGA; translated from the coding sequence ATGAGTGTCCGACTGAAAGACTTTTACGCGGACTGGTGCGGTCCCTGCAAGACCCAAGACCCCATCCTCGAAGAGATCGAGGCGGACATGGACGGCGGTGTCGAGTTCGAGAAGATCGACGTCGACGAGGAGCAGGAGATCGCCAACGAGTACCAAGTACGGTCGATTCCCACGCTCGTCGTCGAGAACGACGACGGTGTCGTCGAGCGGTTCATCGGCGTCACCCAGCGCGAGGATATCGAGAGCGCACTCGAAAAAGCCGGCGCGTAA
- a CDS encoding DUF5518 domain-containing protein translates to MTNWRAVGIGFLVHVILGIIGAPIGIGPLAAGIFSGVAAGYVAGGGIGNGAWHGLLAGSIGGIVLAIVLGIAVGIIGLGLGPIGGLFGGSVLVIGLVIAIVSGLESALGGALGGLL, encoded by the coding sequence ATGACGAACTGGCGAGCCGTGGGAATCGGCTTTCTCGTGCATGTGATTCTCGGCATCATCGGCGCACCGATCGGCATCGGTCCGCTCGCCGCGGGCATCTTCTCCGGGGTCGCCGCGGGCTACGTCGCCGGCGGCGGCATCGGTAACGGCGCGTGGCACGGCCTGCTCGCGGGGTCGATCGGTGGGATCGTACTGGCGATCGTCCTCGGTATCGCGGTCGGCATCATCGGATTGGGTCTCGGCCCGATCGGGGGGCTGTTCGGCGGAAGCGTGCTCGTCATCGGACTGGTCATCGCTATCGTTTCGGGCCTCGAAAGCGCGCTCGGCGGCGCGCTCGGCGGACTGCTCTAA
- a CDS encoding archaemetzincin family Zn-dependent metalloprotease, with translation MHVDIVPVGDVPAPIKRAASAGLRSVYGCDVMLHDARTLPEDAYDESRGQYRAEAFIELAGRVGSAEKNIALTTEDLFYRRRNYVFGLAYLSGNGSVVSTYRLQTAADGGRLNRSEDEVFAGRVRKEVVHEIGHTLGLEHCDDERCVMNFSPTVREVDVKNQQLCADCSTLV, from the coding sequence ATGCACGTCGACATCGTGCCGGTCGGTGACGTCCCCGCTCCGATCAAGCGGGCAGCGTCGGCCGGACTGCGCTCGGTCTACGGCTGTGACGTCATGCTTCACGATGCCCGTACGCTTCCCGAGGACGCCTACGACGAGAGCCGCGGCCAGTACCGCGCCGAGGCGTTCATCGAACTCGCTGGGCGGGTCGGGAGTGCCGAGAAGAACATCGCCCTCACCACCGAGGACCTCTTCTATCGCCGGCGCAACTACGTTTTCGGACTCGCCTACCTCTCGGGCAACGGCAGCGTGGTCTCGACGTATCGCCTCCAGACCGCCGCCGACGGCGGCCGGCTGAACCGCTCGGAAGACGAAGTGTTCGCCGGGCGTGTCCGCAAGGAAGTCGTCCACGAGATCGGCCACACCCTCGGTCTCGAACACTGCGACGACGAGCGCTGTGTGATGAACTTCTCGCCGACCGTGCGCGAAGTCGACGTCAAAAACCAGCAGCTCTGTGCCGACTGCTCGACGCTCGTGTAG
- a CDS encoding NOG1 family protein, whose protein sequence is MIFEDLPTTPTAEELIDRAFSRAARAGRAKSGIEGQRSMLQTAANVLSDNLENVVTSWPDFSTVDPFYYELADAIVEVDEVRKSLSEVGWASKKTDEIKSEYQSRLRGDIETARKLRKQAFARLADVVEEVAEDLDRLNAARDELRVLPDIRPDEPTIVVAGFPNVGKSTFVNHVTNARHEIASYPFTTTRVGVGHLTREHIRYQLVDTPGLLDRDGTQNAIELQAESALTHAADCVLVFVDASEACGYPLDQQLALRDSVHERFDVPVLTVCTKADRSRDIEADHYLSVEDEEGIEELVGRAVDAVGYEPELP, encoded by the coding sequence ATGATTTTCGAAGACCTCCCGACGACGCCCACCGCCGAGGAACTCATCGACCGGGCGTTCTCGCGGGCGGCGCGAGCGGGGCGGGCGAAATCCGGCATCGAGGGCCAGCGCTCGATGCTCCAGACGGCGGCGAACGTCCTGTCGGACAACCTCGAGAACGTCGTGACGAGCTGGCCCGATTTCAGCACCGTCGACCCCTTCTACTACGAACTCGCCGACGCCATCGTCGAGGTCGACGAAGTGCGCAAGAGCCTCTCGGAGGTGGGCTGGGCGAGCAAGAAGACCGACGAAATCAAAAGCGAGTATCAGAGCCGACTACGTGGCGATATCGAAACGGCCCGCAAACTCAGAAAGCAGGCGTTCGCTCGGCTCGCGGACGTCGTCGAGGAAGTCGCGGAGGATCTCGACCGGCTCAACGCGGCGCGTGACGAACTCAGAGTGCTCCCCGACATCCGCCCGGACGAGCCGACGATCGTCGTCGCGGGCTTTCCGAACGTGGGCAAATCGACCTTCGTCAACCACGTGACGAACGCGCGCCACGAGATCGCCTCCTACCCGTTCACCACGACGCGAGTTGGTGTGGGCCACCTCACGCGCGAGCACATCCGCTATCAGCTCGTGGACACGCCGGGATTGCTCGACCGGGATGGCACGCAAAACGCAATCGAGTTGCAAGCCGAGAGCGCCCTCACCCACGCCGCCGACTGCGTGCTCGTTTTCGTCGACGCGAGCGAGGCCTGTGGCTACCCGCTCGACCAGCAACTCGCTTTGCGTGATAGCGTCCACGAACGCTTCGACGTGCCCGTCCTGACCGTCTGTACGAAGGCCGACCGCTCGCGCGACATCGAGGCCGACCACTACCTGAGTGTCGAGGACGAGGAGGGCATCGAGGAACTGGTCGGGCGGGCGGTCGATGCGGTCGGCTACGAACCCGAGTTGCCATAG
- a CDS encoding DUF7532 family protein: MHFDQRTQRALSEAGLSTDEIAAISDTVVEATERDADRLEGFFSDLDTAYSDMDQAHSASEFPEHAIEYLDLFTHADDIRGYLRFDTWGAPVEGGRVLSDEVVELSLGSTVDGRVRFAADREALR; this comes from the coding sequence ATGCACTTCGACCAGCGTACCCAGCGCGCGCTTTCCGAGGCGGGGCTCTCGACCGACGAGATAGCGGCGATCTCGGATACCGTGGTCGAGGCGACCGAACGCGACGCCGACCGGCTGGAGGGGTTTTTCAGCGATCTCGACACGGCCTACTCGGACATGGACCAAGCCCACAGCGCGAGTGAGTTCCCCGAGCACGCTATCGAATACCTCGACCTGTTCACCCACGCCGACGACATCCGGGGGTATCTCCGCTTCGACACGTGGGGCGCACCAGTCGAAGGCGGGCGCGTGCTCTCCGATGAGGTGGTCGAACTTTCCCTCGGTTCCACGGTCGATGGACGAGTGCGCTTCGCCGCCGACCGCGAGGCGCTGCGGTGA
- a CDS encoding UPF0146 family protein has protein sequence MNPRNRPASATFGDALAARLARFDGLVEVGIGARTDVAARLADDTSVTATDIRSCTVPGGVAFVRDDVTDPAIDVYADADALYALNLPRELHRPTRAVARTVGTELFFTTLGGEFPAVPTDTETLPAGETLFRATSRGPEPDGERG, from the coding sequence GTGAACCCCCGAAATCGGCCCGCGAGCGCCACGTTCGGCGACGCGCTCGCCGCCCGCCTCGCCCGGTTCGACGGTCTCGTCGAGGTCGGCATCGGCGCACGGACCGACGTCGCCGCCCGCCTCGCCGACGACACGTCGGTGACGGCGACCGACATCCGTTCCTGTACTGTGCCCGGCGGTGTCGCGTTCGTCCGCGACGACGTCACCGACCCCGCGATCGACGTCTACGCCGACGCCGACGCGCTCTACGCGCTGAACCTCCCGCGGGAACTCCACCGGCCGACACGAGCAGTCGCCCGGACGGTCGGAACTGAACTGTTCTTCACGACCCTCGGCGGCGAATTTCCGGCCGTGCCGACCGACACCGAGACGCTGCCGGCCGGTGAGACGCTCTTTCGCGCCACGAGCCGGGGGCCGGAACCGGACGGTGAGCGCGGGTGA
- a CDS encoding preprotein translocase subunit Sec61beta, giving the protein MSSGENSGGLMSSAGLVRYFDAEDQNAIRIDPKTVVAFGVAFGILIMVLRIGL; this is encoded by the coding sequence ATGAGCAGCGGTGAGAACTCCGGCGGGCTGATGTCGAGTGCCGGGCTGGTCAGATACTTCGATGCCGAGGACCAAAACGCCATCCGCATCGACCCGAAGACGGTGGTCGCCTTCGGCGTCGCGTTCGGCATCCTGATCATGGTGCTCCGTATCGGGCTGTAA
- a CDS encoding TIGR01548 family HAD-type hydrolase: MNPDVVALDVDGVLVDVADSYRRAIVETIEVVHGESLDRGDVQSFKEAGGFNDDWELTHAAALYLLARREGLELSIEEFTDDVAAADGGLTGAEAVVRNALAPDECERAFAAWDRERLREVFQQLYLGADLYEDLEGEEADPAIAGSGFIDDERVLADPTTLGFLTGNFRVGVVTGRPAAEADIALSRVGLDVPDEHRFTMDSPHPGKPDPAALVALADRLDASSLVFVGDTLDDIETARNASETDPEREYRGVGVLTGGLTGEEGRKKFERAGADAVLETIDDLPELLSA; encoded by the coding sequence GTGAACCCCGACGTGGTCGCCCTCGACGTCGACGGCGTGCTCGTGGACGTGGCCGACTCCTACCGGCGGGCCATCGTCGAAACCATCGAGGTGGTTCACGGCGAGTCCCTGGATCGAGGTGACGTCCAGTCGTTCAAGGAGGCCGGCGGGTTCAACGACGACTGGGAACTCACGCACGCGGCGGCGCTGTACCTGCTCGCTCGGCGTGAGGGACTCGAACTCTCCATCGAGGAGTTCACCGACGACGTCGCGGCGGCCGACGGCGGCCTCACCGGGGCCGAGGCGGTGGTGCGAAACGCGCTCGCGCCCGACGAGTGCGAGCGGGCGTTCGCGGCGTGGGACCGCGAGCGACTTCGCGAGGTCTTCCAGCAACTCTATCTCGGGGCCGACCTGTACGAAGACCTCGAAGGCGAGGAGGCGGACCCGGCCATCGCCGGTTCCGGTTTCATCGACGACGAGCGGGTGCTCGCCGACCCGACGACGCTCGGCTTCTTGACCGGAAATTTCCGCGTGGGTGTCGTGACCGGGCGACCGGCGGCAGAGGCCGATATCGCCCTCTCGCGGGTCGGTCTCGACGTTCCCGACGAGCACCGCTTCACGATGGACAGCCCCCATCCTGGGAAGCCCGACCCGGCGGCGCTCGTGGCGCTCGCCGACCGTCTCGACGCATCGAGTCTGGTCTTCGTCGGCGACACGCTCGACGATATCGAGACGGCGCGCAACGCCAGTGAGACGGACCCGGAGCGCGAGTATCGCGGTGTGGGCGTTCTCACCGGCGGACTCACCGGGGAGGAGGGGAGGAAGAAGTTCGAGCGCGCTGGGGCGGATGCGGTGCTCGAAACCATCGACGACCTCCCCGAACTGCTGTCCGCGTGA
- a CDS encoding SDR family NAD(P)-dependent oxidoreductase has protein sequence MIAPDLSGRVAVVTGSAKGVGRELLLSLADCGAAVAVHYHTSADDAQSVADRASEYGVETTTVQGDVTDPVAVDELFDEVEDELGTVDVLVNNVGAFAPSHWEEISFGTWNRVLETNLNGTYLCSKRVLPGMREREWGRIVNIGYASADRLLVSPKNFPYFVAKAGVIMFTRMLAADTQEDSITVNAISPYVVENSEVFPDDLPRGRPAKFDDMAQALRFFLEEHSDYLSGQNVAVDGGWRPERV, from the coding sequence ATGATAGCGCCGGACCTCTCGGGGCGCGTGGCGGTCGTGACGGGCAGCGCGAAGGGCGTCGGCCGCGAACTCCTCCTCTCGTTGGCCGACTGCGGCGCAGCGGTCGCGGTCCACTACCACACGAGCGCCGACGACGCTCAATCGGTCGCCGACCGAGCCAGCGAGTACGGCGTCGAGACGACGACCGTGCAGGGCGACGTGACCGATCCCGTCGCGGTCGACGAACTGTTCGACGAGGTCGAAGACGAACTCGGGACGGTCGACGTTCTCGTGAACAACGTCGGTGCGTTCGCGCCCAGCCACTGGGAGGAGATCTCGTTCGGGACGTGGAATCGCGTGCTCGAAACCAATCTTAACGGGACCTACCTCTGTTCGAAGCGCGTCCTGCCGGGCATGCGCGAGCGCGAGTGGGGCCGCATCGTCAATATTGGGTATGCGAGCGCCGACCGCCTTCTCGTCAGCCCCAAAAACTTCCCCTATTTCGTCGCCAAAGCCGGAGTGATAATGTTCACGCGGATGCTCGCGGCCGACACCCAAGAGGACAGCATCACGGTGAACGCGATCTCGCCCTACGTCGTCGAGAACTCAGAGGTCTTTCCCGACGACCTCCCGCGCGGGCGACCGGCGAAGTTCGACGACATGGCGCAGGCGCTGCGATTCTTTCTGGAGGAGCACAGCGACTACCTGAGCGGCCAGAACGTCGCGGTCGACGGCGGCTGGCGACCCGAACGGGTCTGA
- a CDS encoding bifunctional nuclease family protein, with product MNAHIDAVRIAGTPSGPVPVVLLSVDGETDYLPIFIGFDEASAIARGMDAVDIGRPLTHDLLLDVVEELGGRVDSVVVDAIEEGEGGGTYTADLHVETPRGKRVIDARPSDSLALAARTNAPIDVDPGVFEEGRRERETFEELDDIREVADL from the coding sequence ATGAACGCCCACATCGACGCCGTCCGCATCGCGGGCACGCCCTCCGGTCCCGTCCCGGTCGTTCTCCTCTCCGTGGACGGTGAGACCGACTACCTACCGATCTTCATCGGCTTCGACGAGGCCTCGGCCATCGCCCGCGGGATGGACGCCGTCGACATCGGTCGGCCGCTCACCCACGACCTCCTGCTCGACGTAGTTGAGGAACTCGGCGGCCGGGTCGACAGCGTGGTCGTCGATGCCATCGAGGAGGGCGAGGGCGGTGGGACCTACACCGCCGACCTCCACGTCGAGACGCCCCGCGGCAAGCGTGTCATCGACGCGCGCCCGAGCGACTCGCTCGCGCTTGCCGCCCGCACGAACGCCCCGATCGACGTCGACCCCGGAGTGTTCGAGGAGGGCCGCCGCGAGCGCGAGACGTTCGAGGAACTCGACGACATCCGCGAGGTGGCCGACCTGTGA